The Macrotis lagotis isolate mMagLag1 chromosome 6, bilby.v1.9.chrom.fasta, whole genome shotgun sequence genome includes a window with the following:
- the POU3F3 gene encoding LOW QUALITY PROTEIN: POU domain, class 3, transcription factor 3 (The sequence of the model RefSeq protein was modified relative to this genomic sequence to represent the inferred CDS: inserted 2 bases in 1 codon), whose amino-acid sequence MATAASNPYLPGSGLLAAGSIVHSDAAGGGGGGGGGGXGGGGGGMQPGSAAVTSGGYRGDPASVKMVQSDFMPGAMAASNGGHMLSHAHQWVTALPHAAAAAAAAAAAAVEAGSPWAGSAVGMAGSPQQPPPPPPPPPPPQGPDVKGGAGRDDLHSGAALHHRGPPHLGPPPPPPPPPPHQAHPGGWGAAAAAAAAAAAAAAAAAHLPSMAGGQQPPPPQSLLYSQPGGFTVNGMLSAPPGPGGGGGGGGGGGGGGGGGGGGQGLVHPGLVRGDTPELAEHHHHHHHHPHAPHAPHPHHPQGPPHHGGGGGGGGGGLNSHEPHSDEDTPTSDDLEQFAKQFKQRRIKLGFTQADVGLALGTLYGNVFSQTTICRFEALQLSFKNMCKLKPLLNKWLEEADSSTGSPTSIDKIAAQGRKRKKRTSIEVSVKGALESHFLKCPKPSAQEITNLADSLQLEKEVVRVWFCNRRQKEKRMTPPGIQPQAPDDVYSQVGSVNADTPPPHHGLQAGVQ is encoded by the exons ATGGCCACGGCGGCTTCTAACCCGTACCTCCCCGGGAGCGGCCTGCTGGCGGCCGGCTCCATCGTGCACTCGGAcgcggcgggcggcggcggcggcggcggcggcggcgg ggggggcggcggcgggggcaTGCAGCCCGGGAGCGCCGCCGTGACCTCGGGCGGCTACCGCGGGGACCCGGCCTCCGTCAAGATGGTCCAGAGCGACTTCATGCCGGGGGCCATGGCCGCCAGCAACGGCGGCCACATGCTGAGCCACGCTCACCAGTGGGTCACGGCCCTGCCCcacgccgccgccgccgccgccgccgccgccgccgccgccgtggAAGCGGGCTCGCCCTGGGCGGGCAGCGCCGTGGGCATGGCGGGCAGCCCccagcagccgccgccgccgccgccgccgccgccgcccccacAGGGCCCCGACGTGAAGGGCGGCGCCGGGCGCGACGACCTGCACTCGGGCGCGGCGCTGCACCACCGCGGGCCGCCGCACctggggccgccgccgccgccgccgccgccgcccccccaCCAGGCCCACCCGGGCGGCTggggcgccgccgccgccgccgccgccgccgctgccgccgccgccgccgccgccgcgcacCTCCCGTCCATGGCCGGGGGccagcagccgccgccgccgcagtcCCTGCTCTACTCGCAGCCGGGGGGCTTCACGGTGAACGGGATGCTGAGCGCCCCCCCGGGGcccggaggcggcggcggcggcggcggcgggggcggcggcggcggcggcgggggcggcggcggccagGGCCTGGTGCACCCGGGGCTGGTGCGCGGGGACACGCCGGAGCTGGCcgagcaccaccaccaccaccaccaccacccgcACGCGCCGCACGCGCCGCACCCGCACCACCCGCAGGGACCCCCGCAccacggcggcggcggcggcggcggcggcggcgggctcAACAGCCACGAGCCGCACTCGGACGAGGACACGCCGACCTCGGACGACCTGGAGCAGTTCGCCAAGCAGTTCAAGCAGCGGCGCATCAAGCTGGGCTTCACGCAGGCCGACGTGGGGCTGGCGCTGGGCACCCTGTACGGCAACGTCTTCTCGCAGACCACCATCTGCCGCTTCGAGGCCCTGCAGCTGAGCTTCAAGAACATGTGCAAGCTGAAGCCGCTGCTGAACAAGTGGCTGGAGGAGGCCGACTCGTCCACCGGCAGCCCCACCAGCATCGACAAGATCGCGGCGCAGGGCCGCAAGCGCAAGAAGCGCACCTCCATCGAGGTCAGCGTCAAGGGCGCCCTGGAGAGCCACTTCCTCAAGTGCCCCAAGCCCTCGGCGCAGGAGATCACCAACCTGGCCGACAGCCTGCAGCTGGAGAAGGAGGTGGTGCGCGTCTGGTTCTGCAACCGGCGGCAGAAGGAGAAGCGCATGACGCCGCCCGGCATCCAGCCGCAGGCGCCCGACGATGTCTACTCGCAGGTGGGCAGCGTCAACGCGGACACGCCGCCCCCGCACCACGGACTGCAGGCCGGCGTGCAGTGA